From Geitlerinema sp. PCC 9228, one genomic window encodes:
- a CDS encoding chemotaxis protein CheC codes for MSFPMTIDEAELNALQELVNLGVGSAAGTLNEMLDTHIDLQVPYVQTYPFSEAKHLLVERLNSQIISSVQLHFSGTFTGMAQIVFPTESASALISELTGEEIGSCDLDAVKVGTLSEVGNIVLNGVMGTIGNILHEPLQYSLPAYVENTVDQLLTSPDFSTDTTIILVQTHFSIQALQVTGDIILIFKVGSFACFLRSIYQYLEQIS; via the coding sequence ATGAGTTTTCCCATGACCATTGACGAAGCAGAACTCAACGCCTTACAGGAACTTGTCAATTTGGGGGTGGGTTCGGCGGCTGGTACTTTAAATGAAATGCTTGATACGCATATCGATCTACAAGTTCCCTACGTACAGACCTATCCTTTCAGCGAAGCCAAACATCTGTTAGTAGAACGACTCAACAGCCAGATTATTTCTTCAGTACAACTTCATTTCTCCGGTACTTTCACTGGGATGGCACAAATTGTCTTTCCCACCGAAAGTGCCTCTGCTTTAATCTCGGAACTGACGGGGGAAGAAATTGGTAGTTGTGACCTAGATGCAGTTAAAGTGGGAACCTTAAGCGAGGTAGGGAATATCGTCCTCAATGGGGTCATGGGAACCATCGGCAATATTTTGCACGAACCGTTACAATATTCGCTGCCTGCTTATGTGGAGAATACTGTAGACCAGCTGTTAACTTCCCCCGATTTTTCTACCGATACCACCATTATTTTGGTACAAACTCATTTTTCTATCCAGGCGTTGCAGGTGACTGGCGATATTATTTTGATTTTTAAAGTGGGGTCGTTCGCATGCTTCCTGAGGTCGATTTATCAGTATCTAGAACAAATTTCATGA
- a CDS encoding response regulator, whose translation MAKILIVDDAWFSRRLIAKALQAEQNEILEAKDGKEALEFAIAEHPDCMVLDLLMPELNGYEVLESLKTLGYSIPTIVMTADVQETSRQRCMELGAIAVLNKPPQPQALHQAIQQSLNASS comes from the coding sequence ATGGCCAAAATTTTGATTGTTGATGATGCTTGGTTTTCTCGCCGTTTGATTGCGAAAGCGTTGCAGGCAGAGCAAAATGAAATTCTGGAGGCGAAAGATGGCAAAGAAGCGCTGGAATTTGCGATCGCCGAACATCCCGATTGTATGGTTTTGGATTTGCTCATGCCAGAGTTAAACGGTTACGAGGTTCTGGAGAGTCTGAAAACCCTGGGATATAGCATTCCCACTATTGTAATGACTGCCGACGTGCAGGAAACTTCTCGCCAGCGATGTATGGAACTCGGTGCGATCGCAGTTCTCAACAAACCCCCACAACCGCAAGCCTTGCACCAGGCTATCCAACAGTCGCTCAACGCTTCATCCTAA